The proteins below are encoded in one region of Brachyspira hampsonii:
- a CDS encoding peptidase, translated as MNKIGFALIINIMMILLSCSSSQYKLEKKSGGNNTFETAQKINKDGIMGQLEGDNTDYYYFTFDGKASIIDFYVSNSTYSPVIMTIYDYNTNIIKVINEPDETPYTDTNSIKNDIDTNETVISNNNQNKKEEEMIYTTQVMKNIYFETSQNNNVEENKYYISISPKDTVKENLDYMFIIKKRDYKESDEKEPNDKISASQIIDVNSDNRLYTIEGYYSQIYNPTLKTGDLKNMEVDAYKITNSSFNTYSISIELSGVPAIDASIRLYDQKGNWITMKDINNTGDGEIVDKLILYPYMSYYFILASTNAVNNIPYRVSIIAKPYDKYTEHEPNNKYSEAQTIEFNQTYKGAIDYSYDRDYYSFSIPIKSSVKLSYFLIDSQAINISISNDILGKIVTMPQTDDEYEISLSQGRYYLIFERDLTKEGWKKGISKARNYEFNMSISNEISGDYNYGYDLYNNTNTYETDYYNYSNNYLNDNNIPEEQFEENLESNFNNTNNVIIIRPEDYNSEYYYYSDEEETNNSENTNEDIYRYNDDYYYDNSQDNTYYEDSTYYNNNGF; from the coding sequence ATGAACAAAATTGGTTTTGCATTAATTATTAATATTATGATGATTTTATTATCCTGCAGTTCTTCCCAATATAAGTTGGAAAAGAAATCAGGCGGAAATAATACTTTTGAAACTGCTCAGAAAATTAATAAAGATGGTATAATGGGACAGCTGGAAGGTGATAATACAGATTATTACTATTTTACTTTTGATGGAAAAGCAAGCATTATAGATTTTTATGTTTCAAATTCTACATATTCTCCTGTTATAATGACTATATATGATTATAATACTAATATTATAAAAGTAATAAATGAACCTGATGAAACACCATATACTGATACAAATTCTATTAAAAATGATATTGATACTAATGAAACAGTAATAAGCAATAATAATCAAAATAAAAAAGAAGAAGAAATGATATATACTACTCAAGTTATGAAAAATATATATTTTGAAACTTCTCAAAATAATAATGTAGAAGAAAATAAGTATTACATATCAATATCTCCTAAAGACACTGTAAAAGAAAATCTTGATTACATGTTCATAATTAAAAAAAGAGATTATAAAGAAAGCGATGAGAAAGAGCCTAATGATAAAATTTCTGCATCTCAGATTATAGATGTTAATAGCGATAACAGACTCTATACAATAGAAGGATACTATAGCCAAATTTATAATCCTACTTTAAAAACAGGTGATTTGAAAAATATGGAAGTAGATGCCTATAAAATAACTAATAGTTCTTTTAATACATATTCCATTTCTATAGAACTTTCAGGAGTTCCCGCCATAGATGCCAGCATAAGATTATATGATCAGAAAGGAAATTGGATAACTATGAAAGATATTAACAATACGGGAGATGGTGAAATAGTTGATAAACTTATACTATATCCTTATATGTCATATTATTTTATATTAGCTTCTACTAATGCTGTTAATAATATACCATACAGAGTAAGCATTATAGCTAAGCCTTATGATAAATATACAGAACATGAACCTAATAATAAATATTCAGAGGCTCAGACTATAGAGTTTAATCAAACATACAAAGGAGCTATAGATTATTCTTATGACAGAGATTATTACAGTTTCAGCATACCTATTAAGTCAAGTGTTAAACTTTCTTATTTTTTAATAGATTCTCAGGCTATTAATATAAGCATTTCTAATGATATATTGGGTAAAATTGTTACTATGCCGCAGACAGATGATGAGTATGAGATAAGTTTATCTCAGGGAAGGTATTATCTTATATTTGAAAGAGATTTGACTAAAGAAGGCTGGAAGAAAGGAATTTCAAAGGCTAGAAACTATGAATTTAATATGAGCATATCAAATGAAATAAGCGGTGATTATAACTACGGATATGATTTATATAATAATACAAATACTTATGAAACTGATTATTATAATTATAGTAATAATTATTTAAATGATAATAATATTCCTGAAGAGCAGTTTGAAGAAAATTTGGAAAGTAATTTCAATAATACTAATAATGTTATAATTATAAGACCGGAAGATTATAATTCTGAATATTATTATTATAGTGATGAAGAAGAAACCAATAATTCTGAAAATACTAATGAAGATATATACAGGTATAATGATGATTATTATTATGATAATAGTCAGGATAATACATACTATGAAGATAGTACATATTATAATAATAATGGCTTTTAA